A window of the Vibrio ostreae genome harbors these coding sequences:
- a CDS encoding YkgJ family cysteine cluster protein, whose amino-acid sequence MNIPVKTDTNPPVLCSNCKACCCRLEVMILTDTGVPDEFISRDKWGGETMKRLDDGWCAAIDRETFMCTIYDNRPWICREFEMGSYECRDERDEFFQTQSS is encoded by the coding sequence ATGAATATTCCCGTTAAAACCGATACCAACCCGCCTGTTTTGTGCTCTAACTGTAAGGCCTGCTGCTGCCGTCTGGAAGTCATGATCCTTACCGATACCGGTGTGCCTGATGAATTCATCAGCCGTGATAAGTGGGGTGGTGAAACGATGAAACGCCTGGATGATGGTTGGTGCGCGGCCATCGACCGAGAAACCTTCATGTGCACCATCTATGATAACCGCCCCTGGATTTGTCGTGAGTTTGAAATGGGATCGTACGAATGCCGTGACGAGCGCGACGAGTTTTTTCAAACCCAGTCATCATAA
- a CDS encoding chorismate mutase, which produces MRLTRILIASALLSFNTFAAPAPDQLFSTINQRLSYMEDVALYKANHHRPIEDIEREAVVIDKASDSAQQQGLNKQSIVGFFSSSDFSSKGNSISLPR; this is translated from the coding sequence ATGCGCTTAACAAGGATTTTAATCGCCTCAGCTCTGCTGTCTTTCAACACGTTTGCCGCACCGGCACCGGATCAACTTTTTTCAACCATCAATCAACGTCTGAGCTACATGGAAGACGTTGCATTATACAAAGCGAATCACCACAGGCCGATTGAAGATATTGAGCGCGAAGCGGTCGTGATCGACAAAGCGAGTGATTCCGCCCAGCAGCAAGGGCTTAACAAGCAAAGCATTGTGGGATTTTTTTCAAGCTCAGATTTCAGCAGCAAAGGCAATTCAATATCGCTACCGCGCTGA
- a CDS encoding chorismate mutase family protein — protein MWDFFQAQISAAKAIQYRYRADLLSQNTTAQPRDLNQVIRPELLKLGKQINSEIAHFLLQGGTFSADELPRFKQALTARYLSDSDKEMLFAALAEIKLQ, from the coding sequence TTGTGGGATTTTTTTCAAGCTCAGATTTCAGCAGCAAAGGCAATTCAATATCGCTACCGCGCTGATTTGCTCAGCCAGAACACCACGGCTCAACCACGTGATTTAAATCAGGTCATCCGTCCGGAACTTCTCAAACTGGGTAAACAGATTAACAGCGAAATCGCGCATTTTCTGCTGCAAGGCGGGACATTCAGCGCCGATGAACTTCCCCGCTTCAAACAGGCACTCACCGCCCGCTATCTGAGTGACAGTGATAAAGAAATGCTGTTTGCCGCTTTGGCTGAGATCAAACTGCAATAG
- a CDS encoding DJ-1/PfpI family protein — MNIAVLTFDGFNELDSFIAAGILNRMTPHGWNVQICSPSERVTSMNGVTIEAQQPLEFANQADVVLFGSGIYTRDIAHDEQVLSRLKLSPETQLIGGQCSGTLLMSVLGLLHDIPACTDLTTKPWVMESGVTVLEQAFYARGNIATAGGCLASEYLAAWVIAKLAGTEQARVALHYTAPVGEKEQRVNHGLSVVCAYL, encoded by the coding sequence ATGAATATCGCAGTACTCACGTTTGATGGTTTTAATGAACTGGACTCCTTTATTGCCGCCGGCATTCTTAACCGGATGACGCCCCACGGCTGGAATGTGCAGATCTGCAGTCCAAGTGAACGAGTGACATCAATGAACGGAGTGACGATTGAAGCGCAGCAGCCGCTGGAGTTTGCCAATCAGGCGGACGTGGTGTTGTTTGGCAGTGGCATCTACACCCGGGATATTGCGCATGATGAACAGGTATTGTCGCGTCTTAAGCTTAGTCCGGAGACTCAACTGATCGGCGGCCAGTGTTCCGGCACTTTGTTGATGTCGGTACTGGGTCTTCTCCATGATATTCCGGCCTGTACCGATCTGACCACCAAACCCTGGGTGATGGAATCGGGTGTGACTGTGCTGGAACAAGCATTTTATGCCCGTGGCAATATCGCGACGGCCGGTGGATGTCTGGCCTCTGAGTATCTGGCTGCCTGGGTGATAGCAAAACTGGCAGGTACTGAGCAGGCACGTGTGGCACTACACTATACGGCTCCTGTAGGGGAAAAGGAGCAGCGGGTGAATCATGGCTTGTCGGTGGTTTGCGCGTATTTATGA